One Lepus europaeus isolate LE1 chromosome 7, mLepTim1.pri, whole genome shotgun sequence DNA segment encodes these proteins:
- the CLNS1A gene encoding methylosome subunit pICln yields MSFLRSFLPPGPTEGLRHQQPDTEAVLNGKGLGIGTLYIAESRLSWLDGSGLGFSLEYPTISLHAVSRDPNAYPQEHLYVMVNAKFGEESKELVADEEEDSDDDVEPISEFRFVPGDKSALEAMFTAMCECQALHPDPEDEDSDDYDGEEYDVEAHEQGQGDIPTFYTYEEGLSHLTAEGQATLERLEGMLSQSVSSQYNMAGVRTEDSIRDYEDGMEVDTTPTVAGQFEDADVDH; encoded by the exons ATGAGCTTCCTCCGGAGTTTCCTGCCTCCCGGGCCCACAGAAGGGCTGCGGCACCAGCAGCCGGATACCGAGGCTGTCCTGAACGGGAAGGGCCTCGGCATCGGCACCCTCTACATCGCTGAGAG CCGCCTGTCTTGGTTAGATGGTTCTGGATTAGGATTCTCACTGGAATATCCCACCATCAGCTTACACGCGGTGTCCAGGGacccaaatgcctatccccaAGAGCATTTGTATGTTATGGTAAATGCCAAATTTGGAG AAGAATCAAAAGAACTTGTTGCTGATGAAGAGGAAGACAGTGATGATGATGTTGAACCTATTTCTGAATTTAGATTTGTACCTGGTGATAAATCAGCAT TGGAGGCAATGTTCACTGCAATGTGTGAGTGTCAGGCCTTGCATCCAGACCCTGAGGATGAAGATTCAGATGATTATGATGGAGAAGAATATGATGTGGAAGCACATG aacaAGGACAGGGGGATATCCCTACGTTCTATACCTATGAAGAAGGATTGTCCCATTTAACAGCAGAAGGCCAAGCCACACTGGAGAGACTAGAAGGAATGCTTTCTCAGTCTGTGAGCAGCCAGTATAACATGGCTGGAGTTCGGACGGAAGATTCAATAAGAGATTATGAAG ATGGCATGGAGGTAGACACTACACCAACAGTTGCTGGACAGTTTGAAGATGCAGATGTTGATCACTGA